A section of the Caldilineales bacterium genome encodes:
- the secA gene encoding preprotein translocase subunit SecA, with the protein MLRNLLTKVVGDPNEKEIKRIQPFVAEINALEPEFQAMSDDELRAETGRFRQRLQAETADLRQELADLQAQRAEAEDPADLDALKREIETADQQLREAEVDLLEAILPRAFAAVREAAVRSLGLRHYDVQLIGGVVLHRGRIAEMKTGEGKTLVATLPLYLNALTGRGVHLVTPNDYLSKFGVQWMGPIYHLLGVSAAVIQSGAGNPDQASFLYDPDFPSEDDRYRNLRPIRRRDAYQADITYGTNNEFGFDYLRDNMAVDMAQLSQRELNYAIVDEIDNILIDEARTPLIISGPAQESSDHYRRFAQLVPRLHEEDDYKIDEKDRIVTLTDEGLHKIERWVGVPEGKTLYEGEYAEMAPYLDNALRAQVLFKRDKDYVVQDGEVLIVDEFTGRLMYGRRYSEGLHQAIEAKEGVSIRRENLTLATITFQNFFRMYRKLAGMTGTAATEKEEFGRIYNLEVTAIPTNVPTQRSDNADQVYKSQRAKFNAVLEEVVAAHERGQPVLLGASAIETSEFVSNLLRRRGIDHNVLNAKNHEREAVIIAQAGRPGAVTIATNMAGRGVDILLGGNAENLAREELRKREFDLNAISEVEWNEALDMLRKGQEPTARFEGGWAGVLAEQWRRTKADGDRVRAVGGLYVIGSERHEARRIDNQLRGRAGRQGDPGQSRFYLSLEDDLMRRFGGQTIAGLMDRLGVEEDVPIEAGLVSRAIEQSQTRVEGYNFDMRKHVLEYDDVVNKQRNVIYAQRRRILGEPTLRPQIREMTDKYIAGLVQTFTNEKFSEDWDLDALHSAILRVLPLPVQESSMTWAGLSREQLTERLQDLAEQAYEDKEKRLGGEMMRRIERLLMIEMVDHRWVRHLTDLDMLREGIGLQAYAQQDPLVAYKREAFEMFAELMDSIEEDVVTRIYHAELQPQQAAARRPVRAIHPVAGAGAGDSKPEPQHKSGPNVGRNDPCWCGSGKKYKDCHWSSDRAGTTQPDQPQPAGAKPGAKPGQPTPAAKAPPPRPAGAPGGKPAPRPPAAKTKKRR; encoded by the coding sequence ATGCTACGCAACCTGCTGACCAAAGTCGTCGGCGACCCCAACGAAAAAGAAATCAAACGCATCCAGCCCTTCGTGGCCGAGATCAACGCCCTGGAGCCTGAATTCCAGGCCATGAGCGACGACGAACTGCGGGCCGAGACCGGGCGTTTTCGCCAGCGCCTCCAGGCCGAGACCGCCGATCTGCGCCAGGAACTGGCCGATCTGCAAGCCCAACGGGCCGAGGCCGAAGACCCGGCCGATCTCGATGCGCTCAAACGCGAGATCGAGACCGCCGACCAGCAACTGCGCGAGGCCGAGGTCGACCTCCTCGAAGCCATCCTCCCGCGCGCCTTCGCCGCCGTGCGCGAGGCCGCCGTCCGCAGCCTGGGCCTGCGCCACTATGACGTGCAACTGATCGGCGGCGTGGTTTTGCACCGGGGCCGCATCGCCGAGATGAAGACCGGCGAAGGCAAAACCCTCGTCGCCACCCTGCCCCTCTACCTCAATGCCCTCACCGGTCGCGGCGTCCATCTGGTCACGCCCAACGACTATCTCTCCAAATTCGGCGTGCAGTGGATGGGGCCGATCTACCACCTGCTGGGGGTCAGCGCCGCCGTCATCCAGAGCGGGGCCGGCAATCCCGACCAGGCCAGCTTCCTCTACGACCCCGACTTCCCCAGCGAAGACGACCGCTACCGCAATCTGCGGCCCATCCGCCGCCGCGATGCCTACCAGGCCGACATCACCTACGGCACCAACAACGAGTTCGGCTTCGATTATCTGCGCGACAACATGGCCGTCGACATGGCCCAACTGTCGCAACGAGAACTGAACTATGCCATCGTCGATGAGATCGACAACATCCTCATCGACGAAGCCCGCACCCCACTGATCATCTCCGGCCCGGCCCAGGAATCCAGCGACCACTACCGTCGCTTCGCCCAACTGGTGCCGCGGCTGCACGAAGAAGATGACTACAAGATCGACGAGAAGGACCGCATCGTCACCCTGACCGACGAGGGCCTGCACAAAATCGAACGCTGGGTGGGTGTGCCAGAGGGCAAGACGCTGTACGAGGGCGAGTACGCCGAGATGGCCCCCTACCTGGACAACGCCCTGCGCGCCCAGGTGCTGTTCAAACGCGATAAGGATTATGTCGTCCAGGATGGCGAGGTATTGATCGTCGATGAATTCACCGGCCGCCTGATGTATGGCCGCCGCTACTCCGAGGGGCTGCACCAGGCCATCGAGGCCAAAGAAGGCGTCAGCATCCGCCGCGAGAACCTGACCCTGGCCACCATCACCTTCCAGAACTTCTTCCGCATGTACCGCAAACTGGCGGGCATGACCGGCACCGCCGCCACCGAGAAAGAGGAATTCGGGCGCATCTACAACCTGGAAGTGACCGCCATCCCCACCAATGTGCCCACCCAGCGCAGCGACAACGCCGACCAGGTGTACAAAAGCCAGCGGGCCAAGTTCAACGCCGTGTTGGAAGAAGTCGTGGCCGCGCACGAGCGCGGGCAGCCGGTGCTGCTGGGCGCCAGCGCCATCGAGACCTCCGAGTTCGTCTCCAACCTGCTGCGGCGGCGCGGCATCGACCACAACGTCCTCAACGCCAAAAATCACGAGCGCGAGGCGGTGATCATCGCCCAGGCCGGCCGGCCAGGGGCCGTCACCATCGCCACCAACATGGCCGGGCGCGGCGTGGACATCCTTCTGGGCGGCAACGCCGAAAATCTGGCCCGCGAGGAACTGCGCAAGCGCGAATTCGACCTCAACGCCATCAGCGAGGTCGAATGGAACGAGGCCCTGGACATGCTGCGCAAGGGCCAGGAGCCCACGGCTCGCTTCGAGGGCGGCTGGGCCGGGGTGCTGGCCGAACAATGGCGTCGCACCAAGGCCGACGGCGATCGGGTGAGGGCGGTGGGCGGCCTCTATGTCATCGGCTCGGAACGGCACGAAGCGCGGCGCATCGACAACCAGTTGCGCGGTCGCGCCGGCCGCCAGGGCGACCCCGGCCAATCGCGCTTCTACCTCTCGCTCGAAGATGACCTCATGCGGCGCTTCGGTGGCCAGACCATCGCCGGGCTGATGGATCGCCTGGGCGTGGAAGAAGATGTGCCGATCGAGGCCGGGCTGGTGAGCCGGGCGATCGAACAATCGCAGACCCGCGTCGAAGGCTACAACTTCGACATGCGCAAGCACGTGCTCGAATACGATGACGTCGTCAACAAGCAGCGCAACGTCATCTATGCCCAACGTCGCCGCATCCTGGGCGAGCCGACCCTGCGGCCGCAAATCCGGGAGATGACCGACAAGTACATCGCCGGGTTGGTGCAGACATTCACCAACGAAAAATTCAGCGAGGACTGGGACCTGGACGCCCTGCACAGCGCCATCCTCCGCGTCCTCCCCCTGCCCGTCCAGGAGTCTTCCATGACCTGGGCGGGGCTGAGCCGCGAACAACTGACCGAGCGGCTGCAAGACCTGGCCGAGCAGGCGTATGAGGACAAGGAGAAGCGACTGGGCGGCGAGATGATGCGCCGGATCGAGCGGCTGCTGATGATCGAGATGGTCGACCATCGCTGGGTGCGACATTTGACCGACCTGGACATGCTGCGCGAGGGCATCGGCCTGCAAGCCTATGCCCAGCAAGACCCGCTGGTGGCCTACAAACGCGAGGCGTTCGAGATGTTCGCCGAGCTGATGGACAGCATCGAAGAAGATGTTGTCACCCGCATCTACCATGCCGAATTGCAGCCACAGCAAGCAGCGGCGCGACGGCCGGTGCGAGCCATCCACCCGGTGGCAGGGGCCGGCGCCGGCGACAGCAAGCCAGAGCCGCAGCACAAGTCTGGCCCCAATGTCGGCCGCAACGACCCCTGTTGGTGTGGCAGCGGCAAGAAGTACAAGGATTGCCACTGGAGCAGCGACCGCGCCGGGACCACCCAGCCCGACCAGCCCCAGCCGGCCGGCGCCAAACCTGGCGCCAAACCTGGCCAACCCACGCCCGCCGCCAAAGCCCCACCCCCGCGTCCAGCTGGCGCGCCCGGCGGCAAGCCTGCCCCCCGCCCGCCCGCCGCCAAGACCAAGAAACGAAGATGA
- a CDS encoding HNH endonuclease, with protein sequence MRQRLIQADDHRCAYCHTPQANSGSPMAVDHLIPRSKGGATVFENLCFACYRCNLYKGSLVEAIDPLGGEVASLFHPRSDRWDEYFAWDEAGLRIHGLTPTGRATVTALNMNNAIIIEARRNWVRLGWRPTTG encoded by the coding sequence GTGCGTCAACGTCTGATCCAGGCGGATGACCATCGCTGCGCCTATTGCCATACGCCCCAGGCCAACAGCGGCAGCCCAATGGCGGTCGACCACCTGATCCCGCGCAGCAAAGGCGGCGCCACCGTTTTCGAAAATCTGTGCTTTGCCTGCTATCGCTGCAACCTGTACAAAGGCTCTCTGGTGGAAGCCATCGATCCGCTTGGCGGCGAGGTAGCATCTCTTTTCCATCCCCGAAGCGACCGATGGGATGAGTATTTTGCCTGGGATGAGGCCGGTCTTCGCATTCACGGCCTGACACCCACTGGCCGGGCGACGGTCACAGCCCTCAATATGAACAACGCCATCATCATCGAGGCGCGCCGCAACTGGGTTCGGCTGGGCTGGCGTCCTACGACTGGCTGA
- a CDS encoding UvrD-helicase domain-containing protein encodes MRLTADLHLHSHYSRATSQDLTLFHLAKWAQIKGVHIVGTGDIAHPGWLQELREHLEPAEAGLFRLKSDLAPAVEAEVPPACRGPVRFLLAGEISNIYKRGGKTRKIHHIVFAPDLDAVARLQARLERIGNIRSDGRPILGLPSHDLLETLLEVDERCCLIPAHIWTPWFALLGSMSGYDSVEECFGDLSPHIFALETGLSSDPPMNWRVSGLDRYTLVSNSDAHSPPKLAREATLFDCELSYDAIFDALRSGDPARFRGTLEFFPEEGKYHHDGHRKCGVNWKPAQTLAHGGLCSVCGKPVTVGVYHRLETLADQPEGRVKPNARPYFSLIPLPEILGELHGVGAGSKLVGQAYDRLLTSLGPELAILLELPLEAIATAGGERLAAGIGRMRRSEVTAIAGYDGEYGLIKLFDAPAASPQLDLFAPPPPTPILHEPPPTLVPLPPSQPQSPISNHQSPLNPAQRAAVLCTDRPLIIVAGPGAGKTRTLTARIAHLVQDLGAAPASILAITFTNKAAEEMAGRLRHLLGEATAARVTIKTFHAFGAMLLHEFGDRLGLASGFAILGDDDRLALLKRVAPELGQQQLAQALAFIAAAKNHLQTPDLASVAEFTELYRGYEAALRQNQAVDFDDLILLPVRLLEEQAEVREALHSRLRWLSVDEYQDINLAQYRLLRLLTAGGANLCVIGDPDQAIYGFRGADYRYFLRFEQDYPDARRLHLDQNYRSTQIILDAATQVISRNPNRQALRIFSDFVEQVKLDVHPAPTDKAEAEFIVHQIEQMVGGTSYFSLDSARASGHEAAPRSFADFAVLYRLSAQSRALAEALERSGIPYQTVGQTPLYEFKIVREALAFLWLLHNPRSQLHLDLAAGAGRSPAFQSDLAASQPEMTAAQLVERVAAFLVASRSLSQADATRLDQLARRAAPFGHDLAAFLEATILHSETDFYDPRADRVTLMTLHASKGLEFPVVFIVGCEEGLLPYVRAGEPPDIEEERRLFYVGMTRAQKKLVLSHAHTRFLFGQRLQNPPSPFLRDIASALKDIRAMERRPEKKEPAGVQLGLF; translated from the coding sequence ATGCGCCTCACCGCCGACCTTCACCTTCATTCCCACTACTCCCGCGCCACCAGCCAGGACCTCACCCTCTTCCACCTGGCCAAATGGGCGCAGATCAAAGGTGTGCACATCGTCGGCACCGGCGACATCGCCCACCCCGGCTGGCTGCAAGAACTGAGAGAACATCTGGAGCCGGCGGAAGCGGGGCTGTTCCGGCTCAAATCTGATCTGGCGCCGGCGGTCGAGGCCGAAGTCCCGCCCGCCTGCCGCGGCCCCGTCCGCTTCCTGCTGGCGGGCGAGATCAGCAACATCTACAAGCGCGGCGGCAAGACGCGCAAAATCCACCACATCGTCTTCGCCCCCGACCTTGACGCCGTCGCCCGGCTGCAAGCCCGGCTAGAGCGCATCGGCAACATCCGCTCCGATGGCCGCCCCATCCTCGGCCTGCCCTCGCACGACCTCCTGGAAACCCTGCTGGAGGTGGACGAGCGCTGCTGCCTCATCCCCGCCCACATCTGGACCCCCTGGTTCGCCCTCCTCGGCTCGATGTCAGGCTACGACTCGGTCGAAGAATGCTTCGGCGACCTCAGCCCGCACATCTTCGCCCTCGAAACCGGCCTCTCCTCGGACCCGCCCATGAACTGGCGCGTCTCCGGGCTGGATCGCTACACCCTCGTCTCCAACTCCGACGCCCACTCGCCCCCCAAACTGGCCCGCGAAGCCACCCTTTTCGATTGCGAGCTCTCCTACGACGCCATCTTCGACGCCCTGCGCAGCGGCGACCCCGCCCGTTTTCGCGGCACCCTCGAATTCTTCCCCGAAGAGGGCAAATACCACCACGACGGCCATCGCAAATGCGGCGTCAACTGGAAACCGGCCCAGACGCTGGCCCACGGCGGCCTCTGCTCGGTCTGCGGCAAACCGGTGACGGTGGGGGTCTATCACCGTCTGGAAACCCTGGCCGACCAGCCCGAAGGCCGGGTCAAGCCCAACGCCCGCCCCTACTTCAGCCTCATCCCCCTGCCCGAAATCCTGGGCGAGCTGCACGGCGTGGGCGCCGGCAGCAAACTGGTCGGCCAGGCCTACGACCGCCTCCTCACCAGCCTGGGGCCTGAGCTGGCCATCCTCCTCGAGCTGCCGCTGGAAGCCATCGCCACAGCCGGGGGCGAACGCCTGGCGGCCGGGATCGGCCGCATGCGCCGGAGCGAAGTTACCGCCATCGCCGGCTACGACGGCGAATACGGCCTCATCAAACTCTTCGACGCCCCCGCCGCTTCGCCACAACTCGACCTCTTCGCCCCGCCCCCACCCACCCCCATCCTCCACGAACCCCCTCCCACCCTGGTCCCCCTCCCGCCCTCTCAGCCCCAATCTCCAATCTCCAATCACCAATCTCCTCTCAACCCCGCCCAACGCGCCGCCGTCCTCTGCACCGACCGGCCCCTGATCATCGTCGCCGGCCCTGGCGCCGGCAAGACCCGCACCCTCACCGCCCGCATCGCCCACCTGGTGCAAGACCTGGGCGCCGCGCCCGCAAGCATCCTGGCCATCACCTTCACCAACAAGGCCGCCGAAGAAATGGCCGGGCGGTTGCGTCACCTCTTGGGCGAGGCCACGGCCGCGCGGGTCACGATCAAGACCTTTCATGCCTTCGGCGCCATGCTCTTGCACGAGTTCGGCGACCGGCTGGGCCTGGCGTCGGGCTTCGCCATCCTGGGCGATGACGACCGCCTGGCCCTGCTCAAGCGCGTGGCCCCTGAACTCGGCCAGCAGCAACTCGCCCAGGCGCTGGCCTTCATCGCCGCTGCCAAGAACCACCTCCAAACCCCCGACCTGGCTTCCGTCGCCGAATTCACTGAGCTCTATCGGGGCTACGAAGCCGCCCTGCGCCAGAACCAGGCCGTGGACTTCGACGACCTCATTCTGTTGCCCGTGCGCCTGCTCGAAGAACAGGCCGAGGTGCGGGAGGCGCTCCACAGCCGCTTGCGCTGGTTGTCGGTGGACGAATACCAGGACATCAACCTGGCCCAATACCGGCTGCTCCGGCTCCTGACCGCAGGCGGGGCCAATCTCTGCGTCATCGGCGACCCCGACCAGGCCATCTACGGCTTCCGCGGGGCCGACTACCGCTATTTCCTCCGCTTCGAGCAGGACTACCCCGACGCCCGGCGGCTGCACCTCGACCAGAATTACCGCTCCACCCAGATCATCCTCGACGCCGCCACCCAGGTCATCAGCCGCAACCCCAACCGGCAGGCGCTGCGCATCTTTTCCGACTTCGTCGAGCAGGTCAAGCTGGACGTCCACCCCGCCCCTACCGACAAAGCCGAGGCCGAGTTCATCGTCCACCAGATCGAGCAGATGGTGGGCGGCACCAGCTATTTCTCGCTCGATTCGGCGCGCGCCAGCGGCCATGAGGCCGCCCCGCGCAGCTTCGCCGACTTCGCCGTGCTCTATCGCCTCTCGGCCCAGAGCCGGGCGCTGGCCGAGGCCCTCGAACGTTCCGGCATCCCCTACCAGACGGTCGGGCAGACGCCGCTGTACGAGTTCAAAATCGTGCGCGAGGCCCTGGCCTTTCTCTGGCTGCTGCACAATCCCCGCTCGCAGCTACACCTCGACCTGGCGGCAGGGGCCGGCCGCTCGCCCGCCTTCCAGTCGGACCTGGCGGCCAGCCAGCCGGAGATGACTGCCGCCCAACTGGTCGAGCGCGTTGCTGCCTTCCTGGTGGCCAGCCGCAGCCTGAGCCAGGCCGACGCCACTCGTCTCGACCAACTGGCGCGGCGAGCCGCGCCCTTCGGCCACGACCTGGCGGCCTTCCTGGAAGCGACCATCCTGCACAGCGAGACCGACTTCTACGACCCCCGCGCCGACCGCGTGACCCTGATGACTTTGCACGCCTCGAAGGGCCTGGAATTCCCCGTCGTCTTCATCGTTGGCTGCGAGGAGGGCCTGTTGCCCTATGTGCGGGCCGGTGAACCGCCGGACATCGAGGAGGAACGGCGGCTGTTCTACGTGGGCATGACCCGCGCCCAGAAAAAACTGGTGCTCAGCCACGCCCACACCCGCTTCCTCTTCGGCCAGCGGCTGCAGAATCCGCCCTCGCCTTTCCTCCGCGACATCGCCAGCGCCCTCAAAGACATCCGGGCGATGGAACGCCGGCCGGAGAAGAAAGAACCGGCGGGGGTGCAGCTCGGCCTCTTCTAG
- a CDS encoding aldo/keto reductase, protein MFGRTGHLSTRAIFGAAALWSVDQVVADRTLAVLLEFGVNHIDTAASYGDSELRLGPWMARHRQDFFLGTKVEERSKARAWESIRRSLALLRVEQVDLLQLHNVSSAEIWETVMGQDGALEAVLEAQRQGLTRFIGITGHGAQAAALHLRALARVDFDSVLLPYNYPMMQNRQYAADFEMLVNICQERNVAVQAIKAITRGPWDGHRQTRTTWYQPLEDQADIDQAVHWALHRPQLFLNTAGDVDLLPRILSAAGRFSASAPLPDLAKLAARRGMQPLFV, encoded by the coding sequence ATGTTCGGCCGCACCGGCCATCTCAGCACCCGCGCCATCTTCGGCGCCGCCGCCCTTTGGAGCGTCGATCAAGTCGTGGCAGACCGCACCCTGGCCGTCCTGCTCGAATTTGGCGTCAACCATATCGATACGGCCGCTTCGTATGGCGATTCGGAGCTGCGCCTCGGCCCCTGGATGGCGCGCCACCGGCAGGACTTTTTTCTGGGCACCAAGGTCGAGGAGCGCAGCAAAGCACGGGCGTGGGAGTCCATCCGCCGCTCATTGGCGCTGCTGCGGGTCGAGCAAGTGGATTTGTTGCAACTGCACAATGTCAGCAGCGCCGAGATCTGGGAGACAGTGATGGGCCAGGATGGGGCGCTGGAGGCCGTGCTGGAGGCGCAGCGGCAGGGTCTGACGCGCTTCATCGGCATCACCGGGCATGGGGCGCAGGCAGCCGCCTTGCACCTGCGCGCCCTGGCACGGGTTGATTTCGACTCGGTGCTGCTTCCCTACAACTATCCGATGATGCAGAACCGGCAGTACGCAGCCGATTTCGAGATGCTGGTGAACATTTGCCAGGAGCGGAATGTGGCCGTACAGGCGATCAAGGCGATCACGCGTGGGCCGTGGGATGGCCATCGGCAGACGCGCACTACCTGGTACCAGCCGCTGGAGGATCAGGCGGACATCGACCAGGCCGTGCATTGGGCACTGCACCGCCCGCAGTTGTTTCTGAACACGGCCGGCGACGTCGATCTCCTCCCGCGCATCCTCTCGGCTGCCGGGCGTTTCTCTGCCTCGGCCCCCCTGCCCGACCTGGCCAAGTTGGCCGCTCGCCGGGGGATGCAGCCGCTGTTCGTCTGA
- a CDS encoding aminotransferase class I/II-fold pyridoxal phosphate-dependent enzyme produces MAASYPRVVALNPPIPSSGPAPVAKRARDFAASVFAEFTALADRHAAVNLGQGFPNFPAPDFVKEAAQRAIAAEHNQYTRYGGHLGLVEALAGQAEVDLGRQVDPLAEIQITAGATASLFGICQALVDPGDEVILFEPFYDSYPADVSLAGGVVRFVPLYPQPDGRWRFDPDELRAQFNERTKLLFLNTPHNPTGKVFDADELAQIAALCQEHDVIVVADEVYERMTYDGVAMRRMAALPGMWERTLSIGSAGKTFSVTGWKVGWTIGPGPLISALRNVYQWMTFCVATPLQVALAEAVRLAPAVGYYESLAAMYQAKRDRLAAILDAAGLSPLLPEGSYFIVADVSGFGFATDDAFCRWLTAEIGVAAIPPGAFYSSAHKHLAHGLARFCFCKTDETLDAAAQRLSRLAARSERNAS; encoded by the coding sequence ATGGCGGCATCCTACCCCCGCGTCGTCGCCTTGAACCCACCCATCCCTTCTTCCGGCCCCGCTCCTGTGGCGAAGCGCGCCCGCGACTTCGCCGCTTCGGTGTTTGCCGAATTCACCGCCCTAGCCGACCGGCACGCCGCCGTCAATCTGGGCCAGGGTTTCCCCAATTTTCCGGCCCCTGATTTCGTCAAGGAGGCGGCGCAGCGGGCCATTGCCGCCGAGCACAACCAATACACCCGCTATGGCGGCCATCTGGGCCTGGTCGAGGCGCTGGCCGGGCAGGCGGAGGTCGATTTGGGGCGGCAGGTCGATCCCCTCGCCGAGATCCAGATCACGGCCGGGGCCACGGCCAGCCTCTTCGGCATCTGCCAGGCGCTGGTCGATCCGGGCGATGAGGTCATCCTCTTCGAGCCGTTCTATGACTCCTACCCGGCCGATGTATCGCTGGCGGGCGGCGTCGTGCGTTTCGTCCCGCTCTATCCTCAGCCCGATGGCCGTTGGCGCTTCGACCCTGACGAATTGCGGGCGCAGTTCAACGAACGCACCAAACTACTTTTCCTGAACACCCCCCACAACCCTACCGGTAAGGTCTTCGACGCCGACGAACTGGCCCAGATCGCCGCTCTCTGCCAGGAGCACGATGTCATCGTCGTCGCCGACGAGGTGTACGAGCGCATGACCTATGACGGTGTTGCCATGCGCCGAATGGCTGCGCTGCCGGGGATGTGGGAACGCACGCTCAGCATCGGCTCGGCCGGCAAGACGTTCTCGGTCACAGGCTGGAAGGTCGGCTGGACGATTGGCCCCGGCCCGCTGATCTCGGCCCTGCGTAATGTCTATCAATGGATGACATTCTGCGTGGCCACGCCCTTGCAGGTCGCTCTGGCCGAGGCCGTGCGTCTGGCTCCGGCGGTTGGCTATTACGAAAGCTTGGCGGCGATGTACCAGGCCAAGCGCGACCGCCTGGCTGCCATCCTCGATGCCGCCGGTCTCTCGCCCCTCTTGCCCGAAGGCTCCTATTTCATTGTCGCCGATGTCTCCGGCTTCGGCTTTGCCACCGACGACGCCTTCTGCCGCTGGCTGACGGCCGAGATCGGGGTGGCGGCCATCCCACCGGGCGCTTTTTACAGCTCCGCCCACAAACACCTGGCCCACGGCCTGGCCCGCTTCTGTTTCTGCAAGACCGATGAGACGCTGGACGCCGCCGCGCAGCGGCTCAGCCGGCTTGCAGCCCGTTCCGAGAGAAACGCCTCATGA
- a CDS encoding transglycosylase SLT domain-containing protein: protein MDIEDIFTTVAAEYHLDKHQLAEQGWRESRWDPLAVGQASDMGIMQIAPATWDEWAPKVGVYDPFDPNSNIRVAAAYLVYLRTFLAERLRLRGDHWLLATYSWGPDNVQRLVQAGKGWDQTPAIHQEYALSILLGAETRALAAAEQYIH from the coding sequence ATGGACATCGAAGACATCTTTACCACCGTTGCCGCCGAATACCATCTGGACAAACACCAGTTGGCCGAGCAGGGCTGGCGCGAGAGCCGGTGGGATCCGCTGGCGGTGGGGCAGGCCAGCGACATGGGCATCATGCAGATCGCACCTGCCACCTGGGACGAGTGGGCGCCCAAAGTGGGCGTGTACGACCCCTTCGACCCCAACAGCAATATCCGTGTGGCGGCGGCCTATCTGGTCTATTTGCGCACCTTCCTGGCCGAACGCTTGCGGCTGCGGGGCGACCACTGGCTCCTGGCGACGTACAGCTGGGGGCCGGACAATGTTCAACGCCTGGTGCAGGCCGGAAAGGGGTGGGATCAGACGCCCGCCATCCACCAGGAATACGCACTGAGCATCCTCTTGGGGGCCGAGACACGGGCGCTGGCCGCCGCCGAACAATACATTCACTGA
- a CDS encoding disulfide bond formation protein B — protein MPSSLSKRAPLFVALLAAWVAMLGSLYFSEVAGFVPCKLCWIQRILMYPLTAILLVAVLRRDDGVPAYVLPFSLIGMGVSTYHYLLQKTDIFPESTVCAGGVPCSIAYINWLGFITIPFLALTAFVIISISMAFFLANRPLAEVEEA, from the coding sequence ATGCCATCTTCCCTTTCCAAACGCGCTCCTTTGTTCGTCGCCCTCCTGGCAGCCTGGGTCGCCATGCTCGGCAGCCTCTACTTCAGCGAGGTGGCGGGTTTCGTCCCCTGCAAGCTGTGCTGGATTCAGCGCATCCTCATGTATCCGCTGACCGCCATCCTGCTGGTGGCCGTGCTACGCCGCGATGATGGCGTCCCCGCCTATGTGCTGCCGTTCTCGCTTATCGGCATGGGTGTTTCCACCTATCACTACCTGCTACAGAAGACCGACATCTTCCCCGAAAGCACGGTCTGTGCTGGCGGCGTGCCGTGCAGCATCGCCTACATCAACTGGCTGGGTTTCATCACCATCCCCTTCCTGGCGCTGACGGCTTTCGTCATCATCAGCATCTCGATGGCCTTCTTCCTGGCCAACCGCCCGCTGGCCGAGGTGGAGGAGGCTTGA